In one window of Bradyrhizobium diazoefficiens DNA:
- the paaD gene encoding 1,2-phenylacetyl-CoA epoxidase subunit PaaD, whose protein sequence is MVMELEHDSELRRRAWEAAASVVDPEIPVLTIADLGVLRDVALDGEHVEVAITPTYSGCPAMNMIALEIELALERAGFHRPKVRTVLSPAWTTDWMSEEGRRKLRAYGIAPPQASSSRRTLFGEQAVACPQCGSENTELLSEFGSTSCKALWRCKSCREPFDYFKCH, encoded by the coding sequence ATGGTGATGGAGCTGGAGCACGACAGCGAACTGCGCCGCCGCGCCTGGGAGGCCGCGGCGAGCGTGGTCGATCCCGAAATTCCGGTCTTGACCATCGCCGATCTCGGCGTGCTCCGCGATGTCGCCCTGGATGGCGAACACGTCGAGGTCGCGATCACGCCGACCTATTCGGGCTGTCCCGCCATGAACATGATCGCGCTCGAAATCGAGCTGGCGCTGGAGCGCGCGGGCTTTCACCGGCCGAAAGTCCGCACCGTGCTGTCGCCGGCCTGGACCACCGACTGGATGAGCGAGGAGGGCCGGCGCAAGCTGCGTGCCTACGGCATCGCGCCGCCGCAAGCCTCAAGCTCGCGCCGCACGCTGTTCGGCGAGCAGGCCGTCGCGTGCCCGCAATGCGGCTCGGAAAATACCGAGCTCCTGTCTGAATTCGGCTCGACCTCCTGCAAGGCGCTCTGGCGCTGCAAATCCTGCCGCGAACCCTTCGATTATTTCAAGTGTCATTGA
- the paaC gene encoding 1,2-phenylacetyl-CoA epoxidase subunit PaaC, producing MAAANVQVSETPLVLYALRRADDALILGHRLSEWCGHAPMMEEDMALSNIALDLIGQARELYTYAAKVEGKDNDEDKLAYLRDVRQYRNLLLVEQPNGDFAQTLVRQFFYSAFADLYWRAMMTSRDATLAAIAAKSEKESAYHLRHASEWIIRLGDGTDESHQRAQAAIDHLWAFTGEMFAIDDGERALIHAGIAIDPGTLRGRWLTTLSDVTSEATLALPQNDWMQQGGRSGRHSEHLGHLLSELQSMQRTFPGQTW from the coding sequence ATGGCCGCCGCCAACGTCCAGGTCTCGGAAACGCCGCTGGTGCTTTATGCCCTGCGCCGCGCCGATGATGCGCTGATCCTCGGTCACCGGCTGTCGGAATGGTGTGGCCATGCGCCGATGATGGAAGAGGACATGGCGCTCTCCAACATTGCGCTCGATCTCATCGGCCAGGCCCGCGAACTCTATACCTACGCCGCCAAGGTCGAGGGCAAGGACAACGACGAGGACAAGCTCGCTTACCTGCGCGACGTCAGGCAGTACCGCAATCTGCTGCTGGTCGAGCAGCCGAATGGCGACTTCGCCCAGACCCTGGTGCGCCAGTTCTTCTATTCCGCCTTCGCCGATCTCTACTGGCGCGCCATGATGACCTCGCGCGACGCGACGCTGGCAGCGATCGCCGCGAAGTCGGAGAAGGAAAGCGCCTATCATCTGCGCCACGCCTCGGAATGGATCATCCGGCTCGGCGACGGCACGGACGAGAGCCATCAACGGGCGCAGGCCGCGATTGATCACCTTTGGGCCTTTACGGGCGAGATGTTTGCCATCGATGACGGCGAGCGCGCCCTGATCCATGCCGGTATCGCTATCGATCCCGGGACTTTGCGCGGTCGCTGGCTGACAACGCTCTCCGACGTCACCAGTGAGGCCACGCTGGCGCTGCCGCAAAACGACTGGATGCAGCAGGGCGGCCGTTCCGGCCGGCACAGCGAGCATCTCGGCCATCTCCTGTCCGAGCTGCAATCGATGCAGCGCACTTTTCCGGGGCAGACATGGTGA
- the paaB gene encoding 1,2-phenylacetyl-CoA epoxidase subunit PaaB, whose amino-acid sequence MATPNTPLWEVFIRSRNGLAHKHVGSLHASDTTMALQAARDIYTRRGEGLSIWVVPSSAITASDPAEKGMMFEPAESKIYRHPTFYEVPEEVGHM is encoded by the coding sequence ATGGCCACGCCGAATACACCGTTGTGGGAAGTCTTCATTCGCAGCCGCAATGGGCTCGCGCACAAGCATGTCGGATCGCTGCATGCCAGCGACACCACCATGGCCCTGCAGGCCGCCCGCGACATCTACACCCGCCGCGGCGAGGGCCTCTCGATCTGGGTGGTGCCATCGAGCGCGATCACCGCGAGCGATCCCGCCGAGAAGGGCATGATGTTCGAGCCGGCGGAGTCCAAGATCTACCGTCATCCGACGTTCTATGAGGTGCCCGAAGAAGTGGGGCACATGTGA